In the Primulina eburnea isolate SZY01 chromosome 15, ASM2296580v1, whole genome shotgun sequence genome, CACCAGGCTCTAACAAAATCAAATGTTTCTCCTAAGGATTGCATATCAAATGCTATTAGCGCGTCCAGCACTGATAATTATCCCGATGAAAGTGTTGTTAATACTTTGAATCCGAGGGACAGATTTATCCGGCGAGCGTCATACTGGTCAAGTAAAGGACAAAGTAATCCTGCTGCCCCGGAGTCATTAATATATAAACTGCGGGACGGTATTTGGGTTATTACTGAAATTGATATCCAACCTTTTGAAGGTAATTAAGCTTAACTTTCTCGTATTTGTTTCTTTGTTCAATTTTAACTTGTTTGATATTTCTAATTCAATTGCATgtataataatattttgttgGATCTTCAGCTTTTTTCCAGGCTGGAAAACCTATATACTCTGCGCAATTTGTTAGATTTCGCATCGGTTATTCTAAAAACCCAAATGAGATTGAAAGGGATGCCTCCCACAAATCTGCCGACGACAAGTTTTTATGGAGTTACACTTCTCCACGGTTTCCAATGATGCAGGTTGAAGTTTTTCACATGTTCGATTTTTTAAGTCTTCGGTTACATCTTTAATGTCCTTTATGGGTAAAATCATGATTTTCGTGGCTAATCCAAAGACCAGCCTCCAAATTGTTCGTCTTATCTATGACCAGTTCCTTCTCACTTCAGTAAAAAGTGGTTCTATCAAGATTCATGACCTGTTTCACTTCTACCTGAACAGGAAAATAGCTTGCAAACATTTAAGCTACCAGAACCTGTTCTTTGTATTGGTGGATATTTACAGATCGAGCTATTGGGTAGGGTTCAAACACAAGAAATGGATGGATTATTCTATATATGGTAAGTTTATCAGTATAGTACGAGACAAGCACTGAAGCACATCTGTTTTGAATTTGTTTAGATTGATTAGTTGTTTAAAATAATCTAATTTTagaaagttatttttaagaaaaagCGATGTTCGGTCGAGTTATTACTTAGAAAAATGGAAATCGAGAAGTTGGAAATTGTCGCTTTTAGGCCttgtatttcatttttttttcgttttaaaATATAAGTAACCATATATTGTCTCTATTATTATATCCAAAAATGAATTTGTTTCTGTTTTATAAAGAAGTCGCTCTTAATATAGCGTTGATGCCTTTCCTAAGTTAATACTTTTGTATCCAACCTACGCCTTATTTATGCAGCTCACTCTGAAATCATTTGCATGTTTGCAGCATATGTTATGTACGAGTTCTGGGCCGCCCCCTTTTTCCTGCATTCGACATAGAGCTTGTTGAACCAGACAGGAAGTTCTTATTGAAGCATTACCCCGAAAATCTTAGCTCGGTTCTGCAAGCCTCACCAAGCGACGAAATCCCTAATATGCGACGCTTTGAAGAAGAGATGCTGTGGGAGCGAATAGGTCTACTGGAGAATCTATTACGTGGGATTCAACAAGGCCCGAATAATCCCTTCCTTTGggaagaagatgaagatgaagatgatATAAATGGTCTTATTTTGTAATCCAGTTAACGGGTATTTCCCTGTTTTACGTCCCTCGAATCAAGAATCGATCAGACTTTGGCAAGTTTCACCCTaagttttatgatttaaatttttttttgtggtgCTACTTTTCTTGTGAATTAGAGCCTGTATATGGTGTTCAAGCGCTTTTTTACGAGGTTCTATTATGGCTGTCTTGAAAATAGTTGATTAGATATATTCACTTAGGAGGAAATTTAGCtatgagtaggtcttttgtaagacgtctcacgaatatttatttgtgagacggattaacattatcgatatttacaataaaaagtaatattcttaacataaaaagtaatactttttcatggatgatttaaataagatattcgtctcacaaaatacgatcagtgagatcgtctcaaaaaagtttttgcctttaactAATAGAGATGCAAATATTTGAGAAATTTTTACTAATAACCAATTTTGTGACAAAGTTAAGTTTAACCACAATTTCTGAAAAAGTATATGCGCTATCCAAATTCCCCAAAGAGTGTTGTTTTTAATTAGCAAAACCCAAAACCCATGATTTAATTTTGGGTTTTTgtgaaatatcatatttttcacATAACAGCTAACCTTAGTTTTTCTGTCACATGTCTGATTGAAGAAGAGTATGTTTAGTCGATCTAATTTATATTTGTAgagaaaaataatagttttaatataaaaattatatttttataataggTCAAGTCTGATTGGaaatatatctcacaaaattaatttACAAGTTTTCATGATAATTTTAAGATCAATCCTATTAGTTTAATCAAATCACCAAGACTtaagataaaataatttattattgattTCTTCTAATAATTAATCATAACTTCGAGTGCAAATCTAATGAATTTTTCGAGGATACGGGCCGTTGAGATTCTCGTAGAGGTGTATTTTTCttgtttatatttatatttatatttatatcattacacaaataaatatgcttttttattgttttcaaaaagCAAAAAAACTAAATATATGTTGCAGAAAAAATGAAAGTAAAGTGATGTGTATTCAATTTagagttttgatgatttttaatgagtttttcaaatgatagaTTTTAcacatttgataaatttttattgatttttacaGAATCTTACAGATTTATAAAaagatttatgtggatttatttagatttttttgcaagatttttatagacttttgtgattttttttagaattttatacttaattataacattttattttttttattaatttctttgaaccaacaattattttacatatataacatattcaatttgaaatagttttttcaatatttataataataaataaatttacttatttaaagttaaatcatttaatccttacatatatatatatatatatatatatatacatatatgtggatttatatgcatgtttgtaaattttttaaaatacatcatgTGATTAATCTGTAACTTTGTTTTTGAATCGATAATGCACATGTGAAATGAATATTATTTAGCGTTGTGTTGATATAATTTTGTATGaaaatatcatagcttacatattaattgaaaatgttaaaaaaaattttaaaaatatgattgTTGCAAGGCTATttaattattaagaattaaacatttttttggaacatctttattatttttgaatattacattaatttttataaatcataaattaaaaatcacaaaatcaattttagaattcaaaatataatttgatattaaaataaaaaaatattaaatgaacaatcagccaaaaataaaaaaataaaaataaaagatgaaaatatatatagagatacacttcaaaattttgaaaaagtgaCGGAGATAAATGAGAAGAGAGAAGATAAAAAGAGAGGTGATGTGAAAAGACAgagagaaaaaaataatttgtgtTTGAGttataagttttaaaaatcatCCAAATCTTTGGGTTGAAccaaatataatttttgataatttATAGTTGTACTTTAGGCTTTAATTTTTGTCTGTTAATGAATTCCATaaagttattaaaagtctattgaaaatttgaatatatatagacttttatatagtttttaaaaatgaatgttgaataccacttgactttttaaaactctataTATTTTGAATACCACTGGACATCTATAAAacttaattaaatatatctatacttttaaaattttaaaaaaatattaaaaatcaataaaactccTACTTTTAATACCCTCATAACTCATGATACACCCTCGAAAAGAAAAGGAACGAAAAGAAACCGACTTGAACAGAGTCAAACGACAGAAAACTGGACCGAACTCAGCCACCACTTCATACCGTTTTCTAACATTCACACTCATTTCTACTGCAGGGCCCTTCTAACCTGAGACGACAGTGAGTTTTCTTTCTCATTTTCCCCCCGACGTTTCCCAGTTTTAGAGCTCGCTTCGTACGTATTCTAAACTGGAGTTGTAAAATTATTGTCTAATTCAGCCCATGTTAGAAGAAAATAATTCAAGAATATGCTCCTAGCTTTTTCTCCTGTTTTATTTCGTAAATTCTGTGAGTTTAATTTTTGGAGTGCTAAAGTTTTGTGCAGAAGGTTGAAACTTTACGGGAAAAAAATGTTACTTTTAATCGATGCATTGAAATTCTTGTTCCTTGTTTGCTGAATGTTGACTGGATTAATTGTTATTGATTCTTGATATGGGCATAAGAATAAAGATTTTTAATACAAGAGTAAAGATTTGAAAGTTTCGAAGTTTTTCTGGGGATTATTGAAAGTTCTTTTTTCTTTCACGCTTTCAGAATTTTTAGCAGAAGTTTATGCTAATGCATTGTGTAAATTATGAGATCGGAGCCCAATTCATGCCCATCTTTGAATAACATCTAATTTTATTTGATTGCTATAGTGGCGTTGTAATGTAAATCTATATTTTTCGAATAGAATGATGATTCTGAACTTTATTAGCCTGGCAGAGTGTATAACTCTAGATGGAGAGCCGGATAAATTTTGTGGAGTGCTTGGAGACTGATGTGGTTTTGAGTATCCTGAAATTCTTGGATGATCCATCCGACATCATTCGTGCTACTTCAGTCTCACGCTCTTGGCATCATTTTGGTTAGCTACATTTATTGTACTAAAACGATTCTTTCCTTTTCAGGAATATGATCATTAATCGTGTCTCATGACGCTGGTTTTCACTAGATTCGGTTTTTCGTTATCTCATCTACTCTTCTCATTTGTCGACAATCTTGTGGGCCATCAAAATTTGAAGTTTTTCTAtgcttttgttttttgttttttgctaTTGTACATATTACTtttgtattattttttcatgaatgctTTAATTAGTTACTCTGTATACAACGGATATAAAATACGTGTAGGACATTTCCTGGTTAGAACATGCCTATTTTtggatttcagatttttttCTTTCTCCATATGTTTTTTGTTGTCTGTAAAGTCCACAAAATTAAGAATTTTCTTCATCTCTTTTGTTGCACTTAATAGCTTTATACGgttcttgagttttatgatTTTTCAACTCGAAGATGTTAACCAGTTTCTTGATGGCAGCGCTTTTAAATATCCGATATATTTACGATGCGTTAGTTTTCTCCTGCTCAATACTCAGTCCAGAACATTGACCGTTCTGTCTCTCTATCCTGGGTATATATACATCGTAAGATGTCCTTACCTTTGGATTAAACACAGCTTCAATTACTCAGACTATCACTCCATTTACGTTGAAATTGTTACTGAACAATCATCAATCAAAACTGTGCAACAAGCTTCCTGTTTGAATTTATCATGCGTCTGATATCCAACATCGGCTGTTATATATATTAATCTGGACTAGTGTGGCACATGCTTATCCTATTGTTTGTTACATCTAAATTAAATCATGTGAGATACATTCCGTTTTTGTAACATGACTTGTGATAGCATTTACTCAAGCAAATCATTTCATCACACTCTGTTCTATTTCAGTACAGTAATCTTCGGGACTGTCCTGGTTTGTTTTATGTCGTTGAATTGTTTGGTTTGTACTTTTATTTATTCTATGTAAGATTCAGTTCTTTTCCTTTTTATACTCTAAAAAAGCTAATTGAACAGTACAAAATGGGATACCAATGTGATTATTGTTACCTATGGCAGTGATTGCAAATAGCATTTGCAAAAATCTATGGCTCAAAAAGGTTCCTTCATTTTACTATGTTGACCATGTGGTTGAAGAAAAGAGAGGACAGAATATATGCATGTATGTAATACCGATGAATCCCATCAACTGGGAGATTCTTGAGATGGAGCACAACATATATTCTACTCTCCTTCAGGCTCTGGCGAAACCTGTGATTGCTCGAAAGGAATGTGTATCATATGTAGTTGGTGCTTCTAGCACAGATACTACAACGGTGCAAAATATTGTTAATGTTCTGTCACCCACTGACAGATATGACTGGGGTCATTCCTACTGGTCAAGTAAAGGACAGAGTGATCCTAACATGCCTGAGTCTATTTTATTCAAGTTAAATGCCGATGTTTGTGTTGTTAGTGAGATTGGCATACGACCATTTAAAGGTAAGTTCTGTAAGGCTGCTTATTTTTTTCCCATCATTTCCTATTAGTGGCACAGTCATTTAACGTGGATAGAACGAAActaaaactaaaaaaatttaagggttatatcatatttttgtttattgttATATCAAATTTTTGTTTATGTATAATACAAAAAACACATTAgctatttaatatatttaaaataaggagTGGGGTGATGCCCCTGCCAGCACCGTTACCGCCACTGTTTTCCTGTATTGATTGAGCTGGAACGAAACAAATATGTTTTGACAAATGAAACATAGACGATGCTAATCATGTCTTTCTTGCGTGCTGTCATTCAGTGTCATGGGAACCTGGAAGTCCCGTGTATTCAGCCAACTCTGTGCGATTCCGCATGGGCCATCCTAGGTCCATAGCACAATTGGAATTTGGCAATTGTCTTCAGCCATTTCAGTTTAATGCGGACGATTATGTATGGACGTATACTTCACCCAAGTTTGTTATGACACAGGTATTATATGGCTGTGTATGCTACTTTCCCTTTGTTTTCCTCTTCAACCATCCTTTTCTTATGATTTTCATGTGTGAGAAGGAATCTTGCATTCAAGTATTTGAGTTCCCACAACCTGCTGTATGCGTGGGTGGTTATCTGCTGATCGAGCTATTTGGTCGGACTAATAGGCAAGAAACTGATGGGTTATTCTATATACGGTGAGTCATGTCGACTTGTCCTTTTCTTCCTCCTCTAAATATACATTATTTCTTAGCCGTTTTGGTATGCCATAGAGATGACAATTAGTAACAATAAACCTTTTTTTGTTGTCCTAACAAAACATGAACtgctaaaatataaaaataaaatttgagttaattttttttgacaAAATTTGCTTGATTCTCGCCAACGCAATCCGCATCGCATTTCAGTGAGTTGGTATTGAATGGTTAATAAGTGACCTTTGTTACCTAATACTCTACTAACATCCCCACGTAAATGATGTATTAAAGTATAAACTTATCGCTGAGACTTGAGACACTTCCCGAAGCCCTGGCTTTTGAGAAAATCCCATAAATTCTTAAAAGTTGAGTGCAATTAGGCTGAAGGGATCTTACAGTCCTTTCTTTTACTGGCAATATTAATCATACCATTCTGCTCTAGCTTTTCATTAATCTTTGCCATGTTTCAGTTTGGGTTACATTAGAGTTCTCGGGGATCCACTGCCACCTGTGTTTTTGCTCAAGATGGACGCATCTGGAAATCTCGTGCTCAAGTACAGTCCTAACACCCTCGAATCATTTCTGCGAAACCCTTTTGTCGATAAAGTGCAAACAGTACATCAACCAGAGGATGACACAATGAGCTCACCTCGGCTGCAGGCTTTGTTGCCCAGATTtcttgatgattttgatgaagaTGAAAACGAATAGGAATCAAGTAAAGTAGTTGaacatggatatttattttgtGTTAATATCTAATAATAGGAAACTCCAAAAAATCTTGTGTAATAGGTCTAAATGTTTTAGGGTTATGCATAGCCCTCCGAACCGATATTGCCAGCTTCTCTTGAACGAGCATAAACCAACAATTTTTGTCGATAGAGTTATTTATATCAAGAATCTATTCttctgtttttctttctttttgaaatcCATCCTTTAGATcattaatcaaattaaatatcTCCCTCCAAATCATCCAACAATCCAAGCGCTAACCTAAAAATTTCCACATATATATGGCTACCAATATATTTTAGAAATGTTTTttctaatataatttaactgagTTTATGTGTGGAAAGAAAATATATCTTATAATGTTGGTGCACATGGTTTGGGCTACAGAATTGTTGGTCTGGCTTGAGTTCTTTGTTTAATAACACTAATCACTGTAGTTGTTTTCACTGCCATATGGAAagcattaaattaatttttatattttttctgtgtttgtttgcacttttataatatatgatatcAAATTTCAGTTCTAGTTGtgcattatttattttttcccaAGTCTTGGTCATTTTACAATGGAAGTGTTGGCGTGACACATGTCAGCACCAGGTTAGTGCTACATCAACGTCATAtgatcaaaaaaaaattataattgatATAGACCAAAATTTGACAACATAGATGATCAAAATTAAGAATAAGTCAATGGCCGAGTATAAACCCGGACCCGTATTAAACCCGCTTCAGACTCTTCTCGTTATCattttcaatcaaaatcacaaaaaGATAAATACACAAAAGGAAATTTGTTTCTTGTCTTGTATTTTCGTGTCTTTGCAATTTCGGTCTTCTATGTTGTcaaaatttatgttttattcgtgtttttgaaaattttagtctttttttttACTTGATACTGGTGTGACATCAATGCACTGTTGATGTGATGTTGATGTGTATATTGCCATATCAACACtccaaatgaaaaaaaaaaactaaaattgacaaaaataaaaagatataagatcaaaactaaaatttgaTATCACATAAGACCAAGTTCGCAACGTCTCAGGATGAACTTCCAATAGGACGGCTAATTAGGATATAATAAAAAACCTAGATAACCGACATATGGCAGAACTTATAATTGCTTCTTGAAGGGATATTATATATACAATTACACGTACGTATAATTTTCATTTGTGGGAGACTTCTGATTTATTATATTTACatcataatattaaaatattcatgAAAGAGTAAGTACGAAGACAGAGAGAGTACGGCGCAGCAACTAGCAGAGCCAAAACTTATTGGAAGTAAAACTTTTTCAAGAAATAAAGAAGtaaaatcaca is a window encoding:
- the LOC140815172 gene encoding F-box protein At4g00755-like isoform X1, whose product is MESRINFVECLETDVVLSILKFLDDPSDIIRATSVSRSWHHFVIANSICKNLWLKKVPSFYYVDHVVEEKRGQNICMYVIPMNPINWEILEMEHNIYSTLLQALAKPVIARKECVSYVVGASSTDTTTVQNIVNVLSPTDRYDWGHSYWSSKGQSDPNMPESILFKLNADVCVVSEIGIRPFKVSWEPGSPVYSANSVRFRMGHPRSIAQLEFGNCLQPFQFNADDYVWTYTSPKFVMTQESCIQVFEFPQPAVCVGGYLLIELFGRTNRQETDGLFYIRLGYIRVLGDPLPPVFLLKMDASGNLVLKYSPNTLESFLRNPFVDKVQTVHQPEDDTMSSPRLQALLPRFLDDFDEDENE
- the LOC140814517 gene encoding F-box protein At4g00755-like is translated as MDREKVEIKIDFLQCLETDMSLHIMSFLDDPVDIVRASATSHFWRHFVVTNGLAKKLCLKYFPQLANIVGVIKERGESIDSVEEEMNDAMAWKILLRDHQAYASLHQALTKSNVSPKDCISNAISASSTDNYPDESVVNTLNPRDRFIRRASYWSSKGQSNPAAPESLIYKLRDGIWVITEIDIQPFEAFFQAGKPIYSAQFVRFRIGYSKNPNEIERDASHKSADDKFLWSYTSPRFPMMQENSLQTFKLPEPVLCIGGYLQIELLGRVQTQEMDGLFYICICYVRVLGRPLFPAFDIELVEPDRKFLLKHYPENLSSVLQASPSDEIPNMRRFEEEMLWERIGLLENLLRGIQQGPNNPFLWEEDEDEDDINGLIL
- the LOC140815172 gene encoding F-box protein At4g00755-like isoform X2, whose protein sequence is MIANSICKNLWLKKVPSFYYVDHVVEEKRGQNICMYVIPMNPINWEILEMEHNIYSTLLQALAKPVIARKECVSYVVGASSTDTTTVQNIVNVLSPTDRYDWGHSYWSSKGQSDPNMPESILFKLNADVCVVSEIGIRPFKVSWEPGSPVYSANSVRFRMGHPRSIAQLEFGNCLQPFQFNADDYVWTYTSPKFVMTQESCIQVFEFPQPAVCVGGYLLIELFGRTNRQETDGLFYIRLGYIRVLGDPLPPVFLLKMDASGNLVLKYSPNTLESFLRNPFVDKVQTVHQPEDDTMSSPRLQALLPRFLDDFDEDENE